AGTCCACCATGAGCATTCACACTCAccagaaagtgaaagtgatgaTTTATTATTACTCTAGTTGAACAGAAATCTAACATACTGGTAATCCATAGCAGGGACTACAAGCCTGATTCAAAAACTGGTTCGGGCACATTTACCACTTTAGTCCACATGTCTGTGCAGTTGTTGCTTGTCCATATTGCAAAGCAGAAGTCATTTATCAAAAATGCGGTCATGATGAATGCAGACCCTTTTTTGTGGTAAATGCACGTTCCCACATGACGTTTCCTCAACCTTTAATTCTATGCTATGACACTCAGTTATATCTACATACAAGAACTATAACAACAGATGCAAGCTACTCTCACTTCCTCTGGGTGAATAtaattcctttttttattttttacaactGAGTTATGTATAGGGTAAAAACATATCACTTGGAAAGCATGACTGTAATGGCACTTCACTGGACCTTCTGTCTAGACTGAACGCAAAACATGAGTAAACATTTATTCGTAAAGCCActatacccacacacacacacacacacacacacggaatcAGTATCTTGTAAAACTATAACTGTCAGCATGTCAGGGAACTACAGCCAACAGAGGcatttgtgacatttgaaagtGGGTTGAATGTGTGCATGACAGAATTGTTTCTGCACCCTCATGCAGTAACTGAAGGAAGTTTTACACATTCagctctgtcagcagcagctttgtcaGCCAGTGGTATTTACTGAGTAGTCACTcttataagataagataatagCGCAAACACGAGAGTTCAATGTAAAATTTGAATTAAAAGTTGTAAAGTCCATTTTCATGAAGATGTGACACTACACAACACTAACAGGCTAAGGTCATGCTAATGGCTCTGTTAGGTTGGACTTCTGACAGTAAATGTAAACGTTAGCAGGCTGACATCCTCACAAAGACAATGGAAACATGGTCAAAAGCTGAAATGTTCCCCATTTTCATTTAGAGTGtaagcatgctagcatttgctaattagcactaaacacaaagtgcagctgaaaatgatgtgatACCAAAAGCATTAGTCAGTGAGATTCTGGGGATTTATGTAAATTGGGTTACAGCTAAAACTAGCTGTGTACCAGCATTTCGTTTCGTTGTATTCATTAAATAATGGTGGCTTGTGTCAGACTGTTAACCCACCTGGACAGAGAGCTTCTTATCCTCATTTGGCAGGATtctgtatgtgtacacacagtTCTGGTATCTGtggttaaaataaatacaaatgtctGTCACTGGAAGACGACATGTATGGAGGGTAAAGACACATGCTGGCTGGTGCATTCAGTGTGTTGAGCATGCAATCAGAACAGgttgtgcagcattttaaatgAAGGTGCCCCCATGAAAGGCGATATGGGCTGCAGAAGGCAAAGAGTGTTGCTTTGTGGCAGCACAGTATGCAAATAAAGGGGAACTAGTCTTGCGCTGCAATGTGCAAAAAATGTGATATGATGTATTGTAACACAGAAGGGGAAATAATTTTAACAATTGCTAAATCAAGTATGCCCAAATGCTGTGTAGAATTTTCTTAAACCTGATGCCAAAAATAATTGGTGTAATGTCAGTTTGCCTGCATTACACAGCACATATTGCATGTTATTAAGGTTGTTTGAACAAGGAACAAGAATCATTGTACAGTGCATGAAAGTGCATCAAAATAAACTGTCAGTGCGATAGTTAGAAGCAAGTAATGTCTACTTACAAAACACAGAGGGCATACGCTCCCTGTATGGACTCACTGTCCCGGATAAGGAAGCTTCCATCTCTGGCTGCTTTGGAAAGTAGATCCTCAGCTTTGGATCGAGTTATATTGCCATGGCACCAAGGTTGATAACCCGGCATCCTGTTTCTCACCCAAGAGTCTGAGCTCAAGAGTTTTGCATCTGCTCTCAAACTATATTCCAGCAAACCAAACTCGactcagtttttctttctggCTATTTTCATCTGTTCATGGTGCGTACTTTGAAGTCCTTTCTTTCACTTGTTCATCCTCTGCCTGCGAAAGCTGTAAAAGGAAGCTGCTAGTACCTCGACTCTGAACTTCCTCATTTGAGAAGTTTAGAGAGGAGGgccctgctgcctctgctctgcctgttaTATGACCGATCCAGAGCTGTAAATGGAAATGCAAACTTTCACTTGCTGAGTAGAAATCTTTATCGCATTCCTTCAATGATTGACCAGCATTCCCTCTTAAGATTCTGTACACCTGCTTTTTAATGTGAATTGTCCAGAAAATAGTGAAGCCATTCGTAAAACCTGAAGTGAAAAGGGgaagtagcaaaaaaaaaaaagcaaatatgatGATTTTTACTTGTTATAGTCAAATAATTCACTTATAAATAAGTATGAGAGGACTATAATTTGATTCCCAGATGCTTATTTCAATCCTTTAATCATCTCTTTCCTTTGATCTAGAATGAAACCAGCACTCACATTCAGCCAGGAGAGCTTGCTTAAGTCTCACTGCTGACCATTAAATCACCTAATATGAATCTTGTGAGCTAGGTGTTGTCTAACATATATACATCAGGAAATGCAAGTTCAGAATGGCTTGCCATGTTCATGTGATGGACAGGAAGTCTTGCAAAAataagaggaggaaaataagcTGCTCGCAAACCACAACATAAGTCACATGATACAAAAAGAGAACTACACAGTGACAAGTGACTGCCGCATCGGAGGTTTCTGTCCTGCACTTGAAATAGGTTTCCCACTTTCACAGAGAGCATGTCAAAGCCTCAGACATTCAGTGTCAGTatgtcagacacatcagctcaTGAAATCATACTTTTGCTTTCAAGCGATGACAGCTGAAATGTTGAGTTGACACGCACTTTTTATGGAACAGCATTTCAAAGCGGTTTTATTGATACATCAAGAAAATAAAGGATGAAAAGTGAGTCAGTTGTTAACATATGAGTGAACTGCTGGAACATCTAAACAGAGATTTTCTTTCAGACttaacattttctctgctgacTTTGTACAATTACAAGCTTATTATGTACAACTTGAAGTCACAAAGAACATTTAGTACTCACATCTTACTAATCTATGTGAATCGTGTCTCAAACATCACTTCTTTGCAGATGACGTTTAGATGAGCAGTACAATAGGATTCATAGTTTGTCGTGCAATATCATAGAAATGTGTACAAAACAATTAATGCATAGCAGAGGGGGCAAGGGGGGCTGGATAACGATGAATAAAAGTACAATGAAGATTTGTCTAGCACAAGCAGAGTAAACACGGTGCTGGTGTCTTCCAGCAACTTTAAAAAACCctagaaaatacatttttaagtgcattttaaaatacatgttacattaaaaacaagagTAGGAGTCTACAGCCACACCAGCACAgtagtgctttgagctaaatgctaacagcagcatgctaacatgctcgcatCAGAAATGCtaccatgctgatgtttagcaggtatgttTATAaagttcaccatcttagcttcAAGTGTTGGCATGGTAACGTTTGCCAAGTAGCACCAAAAATAAAGCacagccgaggctgatgggaaagtcattGGTTCTACAGGTTTCTGATGGGAGCAACATGTCGGCACCAggagatatttcagtccagaCGGTAGCGTCATCCTCAGAGCTTTGCTGCTAGAGTGGCTAAAGATAACGTATCATTGCGGTCATAGAATGGGCTGACACCTCTGAGCACGTAGCACTGACCCACCATCTTGTTTCAGTGCATTAGCATTGAAACATTTGCTATTTAGCACTAGACACAAATTCTGGATTTGGCACTGCCATCCTCAGAGCAATGTAAACCGCTAGCATAGCTACAAACAccttggattaaaaaaaaaaaaaaaaaaaagaccaaatttGGCATAGGATAcaaaacagtaacagtaaatATACATTAAAAGCTGACTATGTACAgaacatatttcattatttgGTGTGAACATGCTGCCAATACAACAGATATGGTTCAAATATAATATTCAGTTTGTATGTTGTCCAATTTTCTGCCATGAGGATCATGAGTCTCACACTTAACTGGACACAGAATGGCGCTGACCAGGCAACAAGAGTGCTGTCTCAGTCCTCACATGGTGTTTGGAGTCCTTACCTCGACTCACTCGGGTGGTCAGGGTTCAATGAAGAGGGGCCAAGGGTGGACTCTGACAATGGGTGTTAAATTCAGGATAAGGGGGCCACATGAACCACACTGCGGAGCCCAACCCTTCAGtcattgtgaaaatgtgaaattttgtGAATTGCATGACTTTCTAACAGAGCTCCAGATCAAGTTCAAGTTTCTCCTCAGAACTCAGACTTGGCACTCACAGAGCTCTCGTGGGTCCCCTTCAACTCTCCGCTGGTGGCTCCTGACACCCCGGCCCTGTCTTTGCAAAACAATCGCATCAGAGTGCCGCGGAACTTCTCCGCCCCAAACAGGTAGATCAGCGGGTCCATAGCGCCGTTCAGGCaggtgagggaggaggtgaggcggTTTGCCAGGCTGAGCCCTCTGCGTGTCTGGCAGGAGACGTCAGGATGGCTGTAGCTCAGGATGAAAGTGGCCCTGCTCACGTGATACGGCAGGAAACAGACTACATAGATGAGCATGACCAGACCGATGGTGCGCAGGGCCTTCAGCTTGAGGGCCGGCTCCAACCTGGAGCCCCGATGCAGGCTGTGAATGATGAGCAGGTAGCAGGACAGGGTGGCGAGGAAAGGCGGGGTGAACGCCACGGCTAGAGATATCAGTGCCTTACGTGAGGCCTTCTCTCTGTACAGCTGCGAGCACACTGTCACGCCGTCCACCTCTGCAGTCTGGTGGGTGATGAGCAGTGGCGCCATGGAGACAGTGACCAGGGCCCACAGACAGAAGCTGATGATGTGAGCGTAGCGAGCACGACGGACCTTCAGCGACCTCACGGCGTGCACCACAGCCAGGTAACGATCCCCCGCCACACAGGCCAGGAAGTACAGGCTGGCATACATGTTGACATAAAACAAAAAGCCCGCCACTCTGCAGGGCACCTCGCCAAAAGGCCAGTGGCCTCCAGTGAGGTGGTAGGTGGCCCTCAGCGGGAGGATGACCACGTACGACAAGTCTGCCACAGCCAGGTGAATCAAGAAGATGttagcaggagaggaagagccaCGCTGGTGAGAGAAGATCCAGAGAGCCAGGCTGTTCCCGTTCAGTGCCAGAAAGAAAACCAGGATGTAGAAGCATCCGAACAGCGTGTCTTCAGCTGTGGTGTCCACTGCTGGACAGCTCTCTGACGTCTGATTGGACAGCATGGACGGCAGCTCCATCGTAGCAGACTCCATTTTGGTCACTAAGAAGACAGAAAATTGTTACAAACCTTCTCCTAAAAGCAATTTTTAGGAAGACTTCGGAACATTCTTCTCTTTCAGCTGATTTTGCCTGAATAAAACGACGTATGAATGTTTGCTGGTAACACGTCAGGCCTCGTCTCGCATCTCTGTCACGAGTCTCTTTGATTTCTAGAATAATTCATTGTTAATATTCAGACAGCAAACTACCAAAGTAACAGGAAGCCATGCCAGCCCAACCCcgggtctctctctctctctcacacacacacacacacacacacacacacacacacacacacacacacacagtgacaatagGCAGGGGGAGTGTTTGTCACAGTGCCAGTCTCACAAGGTAACAATAGATGTCAGTGTCCCTGGCTAATGTGCACATGCCCTCAGAGCGGGTAATTACTTCATTCTGACCACAACAAGTATGAGACTTCCTCCGCACACTCAGGAAGTCTACTCTTCTTCCCTCTACAGCATCTCTGGCCTCGAAGTCTGATTGGTCAGCAGAAACCTTTCATCTCGGCTGAATGGAAAACCCTGAGGGCCATTAGAGAAAACTTAAGCTATTCAAGGTAAACATGGGAATCTCTACAGACGATAATACTGCGAGGTACTACATATGTAACGTTATAGTGTAATATTCAAGGCAGCATAATTATATATACGCAGTTCCAGTGTTTACAtcaggtttgacattttggaaatacaATTTTTCACACTCTTGCTGATAGTTAAATGCGATTGACTCTCATGTTTGTATGCTAAATATCAGCTAGCGATAGCTAGtggcagcagccagttagcttagccatGACACAAAAGCATCCgcccagcagctcctctgacGTAAGCTAATTAAGAAgacttgtttgtttaatctttacaaaaactgtgtaaaaatgaAAGGTTGTGGTTTCATGTGCCAGTAGCTGTGTTTGATCACCTTTGgccagagccaggctagctgtttccccctgtttccagtcttcatgctaagctaagctaggctaggctaagaggctgctggtgcaggagtcctgtttcctgtttatttaaGATGTTATTGCAGTTACATATGTGAGACATAAGACCTGAGTAAATTTCTTTTCAATTATAATATTTTTGCCTGAAAATGTCTGATCAGGGTACATTTGAGTCTCTTCTCCTCGGTGACAGTTTAAACGATGAGGATGAAATGGAACAATATAATTTCCAACATTCCTCACAGGATTAGCTTTTTCCAATTTTAGACAACTATTCAGACACACCTCAAAATGACCGCCCACTCCTCCGTCCCTCCCGGCTCTCTGGCGAGCTCCAACCATCCACGCCctctattttgtttttttatctcctctttttctgcttcagcctAACATCTACACAAACATCAGTGGGGCGTGAACGGCAGTGATTAATCTCAGAAAAGGCGTCCCTGCATCGTCCACTTTGACAATTTTTTGGAGCATCCAAGAACAACATCACAACATGTGTAGCAGGGATGAACTTGTCATCCCACAGATGTTGCTGTAGCTGAAGGGAGGTTCCCAAATACACAATGCGAACAGCTCACcaaacagtgaaatgtgattAAATAATGCTGCACCACTGCAGGGCTCCTTAGCAAAAAGGGAAAGGGATTGTCTCTAAATCGCTAAATCTCCGTTTCACCAGCTCACTGTCCAGACTTCTGGCCCATTAGGAACCAGCCAGATGTAGCAGCGTGGctcttttcactgtgtgttggGCTCCTGTGCTGACCGGACCTGTGAGACCCACAACGAAGGGCATTTCTCAGCCAAGGCTCAGACTCAGCGCATTCAGGAGGACAAGTCCCCCAAAGAAAAGGGCTGAAGCCCCAGCAGGGATAACAAACCGGCTGCAGCAAAGCTCAATGGAAAAGCTTCCATAAATACGGATCCCAGAGGGATAATCCCAAAGAGAGGCAATCCTGAAATATGCCTTCATCACAATGATCTGGGTGAGCAGATCTGTGCAGGCGTTCACATGTGAGGAGTGCTGGCAGAGAGGAGTGGAGCGCGCTGGCGTCGGTCCTTTTCAGAGATTAGTCAGTGACAATTTGTTGTGACAAAACTGTGACAGCTGTAATGTGTACAATCAGCCTTTGTTAAAACTCGTCACAGCGCAACCCAAGTGGGATAAAGTGAATGTGAAATTTGGTTATTGGATTAAATGCGAGTGCATTTAGAGACAATCTTAAAAAGCAGATGACAGATTGCCATCATGCTGAGCTGTTTGGGGATTTACATGACAAAGGTGACACATTTGCAGAATAAATACTTACTGCTCGTTTGCAGTGAACTTCATCTGGATATATTCTTTCACTGCAGCTATGTATACCACttaaatacaatgaaaacaataGGAATTGAGGACTTTTGATGAACTTCTAACAATAGTTAAATACATCTCTATTGCTTTCTCAaaatctagataaaataaagaGACTTACCAGAGCTGTAGAGCTTTTCAGAGGGTGGACTTCCTGAAGAAAAGGCTGCTTAAGGAGCAATTCAGCTGCTGACAGAGCGAGCGACAGTCAGTTTAGGAGCAGAGTGAAGACCGGAGTTCAGCCGCTGAGCTGTGGAAGAACTGAAGCCCTGACACAAAGAATGCTGTCCTATaaccccctttctctccctcaagATGTCCTTGGGAATGAGACTGTTGCTCTTTTTGTGTCTCAACAAATTTGATAACAGAAAGGGAGTCCCAATGGGAGCCTTTCGTTTGAACCTTGACCCCaccctttctttctccatcccCTGCTCCTCAGAGAGCCACTTGTGCGCTCCACAATAGCCTGAGTCAGAATAAGCAGCACATTTTAGCAGCGGGGAGAATAATGGCGTGCCTCAGTCGCAATGAGTCGTTGGATATGACTCCATGGAAACCGGGCCTAGTGGTGCGCCGAGCGCCTTTACCGTGAACTCCCACCCTCCCACTGATAGATAGAAGATGGACTGTGTTGTTAATTGAGAAGTTTATGACTGAAGTCTGTGAGATGATCTTTTGTAAATGCTCTGTTAAGATCTACAGAGGGCCCCATTCCCTTTAGGAGAGCAagtgaaaaacaagagcagGGAGGGGGGCCGTGCTTGAAGGAAACAGAGGCCCTTGTTGGTGTCTTGCCTCCTGGGGGCATCCTGAATTGGAATGCCCAAAATAATCAGTCACATAGCCATCGGACAGATGTGGACAGAGGTCCCGCTGGCTGGAGGGGGATAATAATTCTTTCATAGGAGGagatcacagctgtgtgtcagacacatcggctctttctcccctctgttTCATCGATATGCAAATGGTATTCTGTAGACTTGAATGAAACCACTATCTGTGCGGGACTGCGGAGAAGCCTCGACATCACTATCCTGTTAATCGACTGCCAACTGCTAATTGGGATGGACCCGCTTTTGTTGGGCTTCTCGGCTCGGTCTGTTGTGCGTCCCGTAGCCCTGAAGCAGAAACATTGCCTTGTTAAGCGCTCGCGATCATAAATATATCATTCTTCTGACTGCTGTGAGGGGACAGTTTTTAATGGACAGACGGATTCTCTCAACATTGTGAAGATAAACTCACCAACAGGCTTCTGCtgggaaaatgtttatttgacagatttagcagaaaaaaataatttctctacaataaatgttattttatcatttcaagCACTTAAAATATTTCCTGAAGACGGGTTTATTTAAAGGTACGCTgaggagtttttgaccactttCACACAGGGATGCACGTGTATGTGCGCAGTCATTTCAGTGATGCAGTTCACATCTGGCTTCACGTTATTCCACTTATCCACAGCTGGTGACGATAACACCCACAGAAGCCGAACAATGTGCTCACTAAGCTGAGGAACTGGGCTGTAAACTAGCAGACATggatgatttttaaaaatttggGGGATATTTTCAGTGTATAAAAAGGGTTCTTCAATGTCAGGCAGGTTAATATGAAGGATAATTAGTCTCAGGAGTAGTGACAAATTCATGatccacaaataaaacagggattacaaatgtgtttgatgaTTTGTGAATAAATTATGTTGTTTGCAAATTAATTTTTCTATACACAAACAGATACCACCAAACT
The Chaetodon auriga isolate fChaAug3 chromosome 3, fChaAug3.hap1, whole genome shotgun sequence DNA segment above includes these coding regions:
- the gpr17 gene encoding uracil nucleotide/cysteinyl leukotriene receptor; amino-acid sequence: MESATMELPSMLSNQTSESCPAVDTTAEDTLFGCFYILVFFLALNGNSLALWIFSHQRGSSSPANIFLIHLAVADLSYVVILPLRATYHLTGGHWPFGEVPCRVAGFLFYVNMYASLYFLACVAGDRYLAVVHAVRSLKVRRARYAHIISFCLWALVTVSMAPLLITHQTAEVDGVTVCSQLYREKASRKALISLAVAFTPPFLATLSCYLLIIHSLHRGSRLEPALKLKALRTIGLVMLIYVVCFLPYHVSRATFILSYSHPDVSCQTRRGLSLANRLTSSLTCLNGAMDPLIYLFGAEKFRGTLMRLFCKDRAGVSGATSGELKGTHESSVSAKSEF